A window of Mucilaginibacter robiniae genomic DNA:
TACAGCTATAGGTGCGTTAGCTGTAGGTGCAGTTGCCATCGGTGCACTAGCTATTAGCTTCGTAGCTATTAAACGTATGGTGATTAAAGATTTGCAGGTAGGTACCCTTACCGTTGATAAGTTGGTAATTAAAAGCCAGGAAGAAAAAGCACATTAACTTATATTTGCATTGCGCGTAAGATCATTTATAAAAAGAGAAGGCTTTCTAATTAGAAAGCCTTCTCTTTTTATAAATGTTAGTTTCCAACTATATTAATGTATGCCTTTGAATATGCGGCTCCAGCGTATTTTGTGTAAAAATGAAGCATTGTCATCCCAGCTCATCCAAATAAATAGAGCTTTACCTACAATATGATCTTCAGGCACAAAACCCCAGTAACGTGAATCGGCCGAATCATGGCGGTTATCTCCCATCATCCAATAATAGTTCATCTTAAAGGTATAGCTATCGGCTTTTTTACCATTAATTAAAATATCATTTCCACTAACAGTTAACTTATTACTTTCATATACAGTAATGGCACGTTCATACAAAGGCAAGCTTATACTATCCAGCTTTACAGTCAAGCCTTTTTTAGGAATAAGAATTGGGCCGTAATTGTCGGCATTCCAACGATCATAATAATGACTGGTATGTATAGCATGATCGTACATATTCATGCTTGGAAAAACCGGATCAAGTACTGGCGAATTTTTAGGTGCAATGCGTGGCTGTACAGATGCGATACCTGAACTTTTTTTCAAAACGTCAGCCGAAGCTTTAGTCATAGTGAAATATGGGCTGCCATCGTACTGTGTAGCTTCCAGATCCTCAAATATTTTCGGATTAACTTCCTGACTACTGGTGGTTACTGTATAATCTATCTGCTCACCGGGAGGGTTAGGAGCAGCTTTACCATTAACATATACCTGCGCATCTACCAGGCTTAAGGTATCACCAGGGCCACCCTGACAACGTTTAATGTAGTTTTCTCGCTTATCAACCGGCCGGTAAAAAGGTGAATCAGCTTCCATAGGATAGTTAAATACCACTACATCACCTTTCTTTACCTCGCTCAAACCCGGTAAACGATAGTACGGCAACTTAACACCATCCCAGTAAGCTTTAGTTCCCAGTACAGGCATAGTATGATGAGCAAACGGAAAAGCAATCGGCGTCATGGGCGTACGTGCACCATAGTTTACTTTGCTTACAAACAAAAAGTCGCCAATCAGCAATGAACGCTCCATGGAGGCAGTAGGTATTGTATAAGCTTCAATAAACAAAGTGCGAATCAAAGTAGCGGCAATTACAGCAAAAAGAATAGCATCCACCCACTCGCGAGTGGCACTCTTTTTCTTTTTGTCTGCCTTATCTTTTTTATTCCAGATTTTCCAGTTCATATCATCTGTAAAGGTATAAAACGCTACTAATTACCCAAGTATTAAAAGTTAAACATATCTGTTACAGGAAAGCAGCCTTTTCTGTGTTGCAACCACTCGGCTGCCAATACTGCACCTAAAGCAAACCCATTACGGTTATGGGCGGTGTGCTTAAACTCAATGCTATCCACATCCGAATCATACAATACAGTATGCGTACCTGGTACGCTATCAATCCGGTGCGATTCAATCAATAACTCTTCCGCTTGTGCATCAGTTTCATTATCTGCATTTGGGCTATCACTTACCAATACATTTTTCCAGCCTCTTTTATTATCCACATTTTCCAGAATACCTTCGGCAATGGTTATAGCAGTACCACTTGGTGAATCCAATTTTTTAGTATGATGAATCTCTTCTACCTGCGCTTCATAGTACGGGTAGTTATTCATCACTTTAGCCAGCAAACGGTTAATGTGAAAAAATATATTTACCCCTACACTAAAGTTAGTGCCATACATTAGTGCATGATTACCTGCTTCACATTCTGCTTTGATGTTACTAAGCTCATCGTACCAACCGGTAGTACCCACCACAATCGGTACATCAGCCGCAAAGCAAGAGCGTATGTTGGTTAGTACCGAAGTTGGTGTACTAAACTCAATAACTACATCAGCATTTTTCAAGTTTTCAGCAGTAAATTCGTGCAGGTTATCTTTGTCAATTATTAGTACAATTTCGTGCTTACGGCTCAAGGCTATCTGTTCAATAATTTTGCCCATTTTACCATAACCTGATAGTGCTATTTTCATGAATATAGTTTATGATTGATTTATAACTAATTTTAGCCCAGTTAAATTGAACTTTACTTTATTAATATACTCAGTTTTATAACCGGCATCAAACTTACATTGTAATTGGCTGCATACGTAAGCTGCGGTGCAATACCGGGTGTTACCTTAAATGACAAATTGTTATCCATACTGTAAGAATGAATAAATTTTGCATCAATATAAGCATCTATCATTTGTATGCCCCAAGCACCCATCAAACCTAATATACTTAACTGAAAATTACGTTGATAACCCACCACTGCTGTTTGAAGTTGTGTTTCGGTTACTCCGTTTTTGGATAAGCTCTCATATTCTAGATAGTCTGCACTTTGGGTATCATTACCGCTACTTTCACCCGTTCCTTTACGGGCTATGTTATACAGCTTTAAATAATGGTGATAATTGGTTTGATTAAATATGATAGCTGAACCCAACAATCCTATGCCGGTATATATAATGGGAACTTTCCACCATTTATGGTTATAAAGCTGCCCCCAGCCAGGTATATAACCTGACCGGCGGAAAGCCAACCCCGGACTATGCGTGCTATCCGGATGATATTGCCTTATCTTTTTTGAGGCCCGAGGTACAAAAGGTTTTGAAGTTATTGAATCCTGCTTGCGATTTAGACTATCCGTACGGTTTTTAACTTTTAAGGTATCAGGCTGCTGTGCTCTGGCACATAGCGCCAAACCAACAAACAGACTAACAAGGATAAATAGTTTATGCATGTGTTACCAATCCAGCATTTCCAGAATACGACCCAAATCATCCTGTGATAAAAAAGGAATTTCTATACTGCCGCTTCCCCTGCTACTTACTTTGAGCCTTACCTTAGTACTAAATTTAGAAGCCAGATCATCTTGTATTTTTTGTACCTGAAAAGATAAAGACTCTGCTTTTTTAGCTGGCTTTTTAGCCGGCATTGCATGCAGATTACGTACCATTTCTTCTACTTTACGTACAGAAAGCCCTTGCTCTAGAATCAAGTGATGCAAGTGCAACTGTGCTGCCGGATCATTCACCGTAATCAGCGCACGGGCATGCCCCATGCTGATTTCACCATCACGGATGGAAGCTTGCACACTAGGTGGAAGCTTTAACAACCGTAAATAATTAGTTACCGTTGAACGGTTTTTGCTTACCCGCTCCCCTAATTCTTCTTGTTTCAGGTTGCATTCTTCCAGCATACGTTGAAAACTAATAGCTACTTCCATAGCATTCAGGTCTTCACGCTGTATGTTTTCAATTAAAGCCATCTCCAGCAGTTGCTGGTCGTTAGCCGTACGTACATAAGCAGGAATGGTATTTAACCCGGCACGACGTGAAGCCCGCAAGCGCCGCTCGCCCGATATAAGCTGATAGGCATGTGCGTTAACACGGCGTACAGTAATAGGCTGTATTAGTCCTTGCAACTTGATGGAGTCGGCCAGTTCCTGCATACTATGTTCGTCAAAATCAGTACGGGGCTGAAAAGGATTTACCTCAATTTCAGCAATCTGAATTTCATTAACCGAACCCAATGTATTGCTAGCTGGCATGGCTACAGCAGCCTGCTTATGTTGTAACAGGCTCGTCGAATCATCCAGCAAGGCGCTTAATCCTCGTCCTAATCCTTTTTTCTTTTCTGCGCTCATTTATAATGTTAAGCTGCTGTAGTAGGCTGTACGGCCGATTTGAGTAAACCGTTTTTACGGATAATTTCGCGAGCCAAGTTCAAATAATTAACTGCCCCTTTACAAGTAGCATCGTGCATAATAACCGATATACCAAAGCTAGGCGCTTCGCTTAAACGGGTATTACGTTGTATAATAGTATCAAATACTAAGTCTTCAAAATGGCTGCGCACCTCTTCTACTACCTGGTTTGACAAGCGTAGGCGCACATCATACATCGTCAACAAAATACCTTCAATATCCAATTGCGGGTTCAGGCGGTTTTGCACAATCTTTATAGTGTTCAGTAACTTGCCTAAGCCTTCTAACGCAAAGTACTCGCATTGTACAGGTATAATTACCGAATTGGCAGCAGTTAAAGCATTTATGGTAATTAAACCTAATGAAGGGGAGCAGTCAATAATAATGAAATCATAGTCCTTACTTACCTTTTCCAGCACCTGGCGCATTTTATATTCACGCTCATCCAGGTTAATCATCTCTATTTCGGCACCAACCAGGTCAATGTGAGCCGGTAATAAATCTAAATTGGGAGTTTCTGTTTTTTGTATAGCGGTGTAAGGGTCAAGATGATTAATGATACATTCGTAAATACTGTTCTTGATTGTACGTGGATCAAACCCTATCCCCGAGGTAGAATTAGCTTGCGGATCGGCATCCACCAGCAATGTTTTATATTCTAATACAGCTAAACTTGCAGCCAGATTAATAGAAGATGTAGTTTTCCCTACACCACCTTTCTGGTTAGCCAAAGCAATAATCTTACTCATTTTATATACGCCAAAATGTACAACACAAACCTATTAGCCGGTAATGAAAAGTAAAAGTAAAAATTTATACTTTCGCTACGCGTTATTCCGGGGGATAAAGATACAAAATTAAACAATTAGCAACCCGGTACGTTGCGCTTATTGATAAACATTCCCCTTGTATGGTTACTATTATTGCCTCTACCAACCGCCCTGAAAGTTCTACGTTAAAACTATCAAAATATTATCAGCAACTTCTATCAAATAAAGGTGTAACATCTAACTTGTTCTCGTTGGAAGAGTTACCTGCTAACTTTATCCAGACTGATATGTACGGCCAGCGAAGTAATAATTTTCAACCATTACAGCAAATGGTAACAGAAACTCAAAAGTTTCTTTTTATCATACCTGAGTATAATGGCAGCTTCCCGGGAGTACTGAAAACATTTGTAGATGCCTGCAACTTTCCGGAAAGCTTTTATGATAAAAAAGCTGCTTTAGTAGGTTTATCATCCGGCAAGTATGGTAACATACGTGGCATTGAACATTTTACTGGTGTATGTCATTACCTGAACATGCATGTAATGCCCTTAAAATTACATATTCCAGCTATTCACAAAGAGCTGGATGAGCAGAACCGCCTGTTTAAAGAAGATACAATAAAGTTTGTAAACGAACAGGTAGATAAATTTATTAAGTTCTAAATTTAAGGAAACTGCATTCATGTAAAATAGCTAACTTCGCCGCTTCAACCAGCGTACAAAGCGCTTATTTAGCCTTATTATTGCATGAAATACTTTTACTCCTTGCTGCTTGCAGCCCTTTTACTTCCATTATTATCTTTAGCACAAAGTAATTACAAACCAGGTTATGTAGTTACGTTGCACGGTGATACATTAAGAGGTTATATCGATTATAAAGAGTGGGAACAAAATCCACGGAATATCTTTTATAGAAATTCTTTAACCCAAAATAATGTAGAAAAATTCACGCCTCAAAATTGTAATGCATTCAGCGTTATTAATTTTGAGATATACAAGCGCTATGTAGGTAATATATCTACAAGCAAGGTTAACCTTTCCGATTTATCCACCGGCATTGATACAAGTTATCGTACAGATACTGTTTTCTTGCGCACCATTATCACAGGTAAAAACTTAACCCTTTATCAGTATAATGATAATGTTAAAAACAGATTTTATGTTCAAGAAGCTGATAAATCTCAACCCTATGAGCTTTATAAAAATGTATACATTAGTAATGATATAGATGGTAGGGTAGTAGAATCAAACTCATATAAAGCGCAGCTAATCAAGGTAGCTATGCTGTACAATACTGACCCAAAAAATCTAATTACTGAAATTCAACAAGCACGTTATATACAATCAGATATTCTGCCTATAGTTAACAAAATCAATAATAACCAACAAGCCGGCAAGTCATTATCAAAGTTTGGAACTGCTTACTTTATAGGTGCAGGTGTAAATGTGAATCAATTAACTTTTGAAGGTACTATCTCACTAGCTCAAGCCAACGCAAGTAATAAAGCTTCAATTGGTCCAAAAATATCTGGTGGTATTGATTTATTTCAAAATGTGAACGTAGGCAGACTAATTTTACGTATTGAAGGGGATCTTTACGCATCCGATTACAAGGTGACAGCATCTACTACTAATAACTATTTATTCAATAATACTGAATATACTCGCACGTTCAAGCAGTACACGATGGCAGTAGCTCCGCAGTTCATATATAACTTTTATAACAAAGCAAATTTTAAATTTTACTTATCTGCTGGAATCATGGCTAATTTTTCTGCTTACACCAACAATAAGTATATCATAAACACCGGGGTTATTCTATATGATGACACCTACACTCAACTCAAATCTTTTTGGCTTACCTATCCACTTAAAGCAGGAGTTGTTTTAA
This region includes:
- the lepB gene encoding signal peptidase I; amino-acid sequence: MNWKIWNKKDKADKKKKSATREWVDAILFAVIAATLIRTLFIEAYTIPTASMERSLLIGDFLFVSKVNYGARTPMTPIAFPFAHHTMPVLGTKAYWDGVKLPYYRLPGLSEVKKGDVVVFNYPMEADSPFYRPVDKRENYIKRCQGGPGDTLSLVDAQVYVNGKAAPNPPGEQIDYTVTTSSQEVNPKIFEDLEATQYDGSPYFTMTKASADVLKKSSGIASVQPRIAPKNSPVLDPVFPSMNMYDHAIHTSHYYDRWNADNYGPILIPKKGLTVKLDSISLPLYERAITVYESNKLTVSGNDILINGKKADSYTFKMNYYWMMGDNRHDSADSRYWGFVPEDHIVGKALFIWMSWDDNASFLHKIRWSRIFKGIH
- the dapB gene encoding 4-hydroxy-tetrahydrodipicolinate reductase codes for the protein MKIALSGYGKMGKIIEQIALSRKHEIVLIIDKDNLHEFTAENLKNADVVIEFSTPTSVLTNIRSCFAADVPIVVGTTGWYDELSNIKAECEAGNHALMYGTNFSVGVNIFFHINRLLAKVMNNYPYYEAQVEEIHHTKKLDSPSGTAITIAEGILENVDNKRGWKNVLVSDSPNADNETDAQAEELLIESHRIDSVPGTHTVLYDSDVDSIEFKHTAHNRNGFALGAVLAAEWLQHRKGCFPVTDMFNF
- a CDS encoding DUF5683 domain-containing protein — translated: MHKLFILVSLFVGLALCARAQQPDTLKVKNRTDSLNRKQDSITSKPFVPRASKKIRQYHPDSTHSPGLAFRRSGYIPGWGQLYNHKWWKVPIIYTGIGLLGSAIIFNQTNYHHYLKLYNIARKGTGESSGNDTQSADYLEYESLSKNGVTETQLQTAVVGYQRNFQLSILGLMGAWGIQMIDAYIDAKFIHSYSMDNNLSFKVTPGIAPQLTYAANYNVSLMPVIKLSILIK
- a CDS encoding ParB/RepB/Spo0J family partition protein, translating into MSAEKKKGLGRGLSALLDDSTSLLQHKQAAVAMPASNTLGSVNEIQIAEIEVNPFQPRTDFDEHSMQELADSIKLQGLIQPITVRRVNAHAYQLISGERRLRASRRAGLNTIPAYVRTANDQQLLEMALIENIQREDLNAMEVAISFQRMLEECNLKQEELGERVSKNRSTVTNYLRLLKLPPSVQASIRDGEISMGHARALITVNDPAAQLHLHHLILEQGLSVRKVEEMVRNLHAMPAKKPAKKAESLSFQVQKIQDDLASKFSTKVRLKVSSRGSGSIEIPFLSQDDLGRILEMLDW
- a CDS encoding ParA family protein — protein: MSKIIALANQKGGVGKTTSSINLAASLAVLEYKTLLVDADPQANSTSGIGFDPRTIKNSIYECIINHLDPYTAIQKTETPNLDLLPAHIDLVGAEIEMINLDEREYKMRQVLEKVSKDYDFIIIDCSPSLGLITINALTAANSVIIPVQCEYFALEGLGKLLNTIKIVQNRLNPQLDIEGILLTMYDVRLRLSNQVVEEVRSHFEDLVFDTIIQRNTRLSEAPSFGISVIMHDATCKGAVNYLNLAREIIRKNGLLKSAVQPTTAA
- a CDS encoding NADPH-dependent FMN reductase, which translates into the protein MVTIIASTNRPESSTLKLSKYYQQLLSNKGVTSNLFSLEELPANFIQTDMYGQRSNNFQPLQQMVTETQKFLFIIPEYNGSFPGVLKTFVDACNFPESFYDKKAALVGLSSGKYGNIRGIEHFTGVCHYLNMHVMPLKLHIPAIHKELDEQNRLFKEDTIKFVNEQVDKFIKF